The proteins below are encoded in one region of Shewanella algae:
- the xerD gene encoding site-specific tyrosine recombinase XerD, translating into MTPFFIGVLFVAATSSSAYVQDPLIEGFLDDLWSSKGLSDNTLAAYRNDLRHFDQYLQGRGLTLNSAGREAVQDYLGFRVDKGVAQSSSARLKSSLRRFYGFLLRRQLIAEDPMARIASTKLKRKLPGSLSEAEVDALLAEPIQEDPVEARDKAMLELLYATGLRVSELVGLTLEQMSLRQGLVRITGKGGKERLVPMGEVAVSEIESFLKLARAELLGGKQSDVVFPSKRAQMMTRQTFWHRIKLYALRAGISTELSPHTLRHAFATHLLNHGADLRVVQLLLGHSSLSTTQIYTHVANARLQSLHQQHHPRG; encoded by the coding sequence ATGACGCCGTTTTTTATTGGAGTATTGTTTGTGGCCGCGACTTCTTCATCCGCTTATGTCCAGGACCCCTTGATTGAAGGTTTTCTCGATGACCTTTGGTCCAGTAAGGGCCTGAGCGACAACACACTGGCGGCTTATCGCAATGATCTGCGCCATTTTGATCAGTACCTGCAGGGAAGAGGGCTGACGCTCAACTCTGCCGGGCGTGAAGCGGTGCAGGATTATCTCGGTTTTCGTGTCGACAAAGGGGTTGCCCAGAGCAGCAGTGCCAGATTGAAGAGCAGCTTGCGGCGCTTTTATGGTTTTTTGCTGCGTCGGCAACTGATAGCGGAAGATCCCATGGCGCGTATCGCGTCCACCAAGCTCAAGCGCAAATTGCCCGGTAGTCTCAGCGAGGCCGAGGTGGATGCCTTGCTGGCTGAGCCCATACAGGAAGACCCGGTCGAAGCCAGAGACAAGGCGATGCTTGAGCTGTTATACGCCACCGGACTCAGGGTCAGTGAACTGGTGGGGTTGACGCTGGAGCAGATGAGTCTGCGTCAGGGCCTGGTACGGATCACGGGTAAAGGCGGCAAGGAGCGCTTGGTGCCCATGGGCGAGGTGGCCGTCAGCGAAATCGAGTCTTTCCTCAAGCTGGCGCGCGCCGAGCTGCTCGGCGGTAAACAGAGTGATGTGGTGTTTCCCTCCAAGCGCGCCCAGATGATGACCCGGCAGACCTTCTGGCACAGGATCAAGCTTTATGCGTTGCGGGCCGGTATCAGCACCGAGCTGTCGCCCCATACTTTGAGACACGCCTTTGCCACTCATTTGCTCAACCATGGCGCTGACTTGCGGGTAGTGCAGTTACTGTTGGGTCACAGCTCGCTGTCCACCACCCAAATTTATACCCATGTGGCCAATGCCAGGTTGCAATCGCTGCATCAGCAGCATCATCCAAGAGGCTGA
- the brnQ gene encoding branched-chain amino acid transport system II carrier protein has product MGHTVHKTQLTLGDTLGLGFMTFAFFLGAGNLIFPPFAGQLAGENMPMAMIGFLITAVGLPLAGLIAVAKAQGKVMKLLPAFAATALAVAIYIIIGPAFAAPRTGLVAYEIGALPFIQDPASVVNILGLELNKPQLLYTLGFFLVTMLLALFPGKLMDSIGKVLTPVLILLLMGLAVSVILLPGSEVPAASGDYIKHPLTKGIIEGYNTMDTLASLMFGMLIIDILRNKGVSEPGLQTRYLVRAALVAAAGLAFVYVSLFFLGATAGDMAKGAESGGQILTNYVTHEFGDMGIILLSTVVTLACLTTAVGLVSACSDFFQELIPGATYRFLVVLFSVICAVVANVGLTQLLAISIPVLMTIYPVAIALVLVTFLTPYFRNPKFAHRLALSVALFFGIFDALKVTVTSLKPLTQVAEPNSLLLAFVSGVESLAPVMSALPLYEEGMAWLPPTLTVMIICLFVSPKAAQAV; this is encoded by the coding sequence ATGGGGCATACAGTGCACAAGACTCAATTGACACTTGGTGACACCCTGGGCCTGGGATTCATGACCTTTGCGTTTTTCCTGGGGGCGGGCAACCTGATTTTTCCTCCTTTTGCCGGGCAGTTGGCCGGCGAAAACATGCCAATGGCCATGATTGGCTTTTTGATTACCGCCGTGGGTTTGCCGCTGGCCGGTTTGATAGCTGTGGCCAAGGCGCAGGGCAAGGTGATGAAGCTGTTGCCGGCCTTTGCCGCGACCGCTCTGGCAGTCGCTATCTATATCATTATTGGCCCAGCATTCGCGGCGCCTCGTACCGGTCTGGTAGCCTATGAGATTGGCGCGCTGCCTTTTATTCAAGACCCTGCATCGGTAGTGAACATTCTCGGGCTTGAGCTGAACAAGCCTCAGTTGCTCTACACTCTGGGATTCTTTTTGGTGACCATGCTGCTGGCACTGTTTCCCGGCAAACTGATGGATAGCATAGGCAAGGTATTGACCCCAGTGCTGATTCTGCTGCTGATGGGGCTGGCAGTGTCCGTTATCTTGCTGCCCGGCAGCGAAGTACCGGCCGCCAGTGGTGACTATATCAAGCACCCACTGACCAAAGGCATTATCGAAGGCTACAACACCATGGATACCCTGGCATCCTTGATGTTCGGTATGCTGATTATCGATATTTTGCGCAACAAGGGCGTGTCTGAGCCTGGCTTGCAGACCCGCTATCTGGTGCGCGCTGCGCTGGTAGCCGCCGCTGGTCTGGCATTTGTGTATGTGTCGCTGTTCTTCCTCGGTGCAACCGCAGGTGATATGGCCAAGGGCGCCGAGAGCGGTGGCCAAATCCTCACCAACTATGTGACTCACGAATTCGGTGATATGGGCATTATCCTGTTGTCCACTGTGGTGACTCTGGCCTGTTTGACCACGGCTGTGGGGCTGGTGAGTGCCTGCTCCGACTTCTTCCAGGAGTTGATCCCGGGCGCCACTTATCGCTTTCTGGTGGTGCTGTTCAGCGTGATCTGTGCCGTGGTGGCCAACGTAGGCCTGACCCAGCTGTTGGCTATCAGTATTCCTGTGCTGATGACCATCTACCCTGTGGCTATCGCTTTGGTGTTGGTGACCTTCCTGACGCCTTATTTCCGCAATCCGAAATTTGCCCACAGACTGGCGCTGTCGGTGGCCTTGTTCTTCGGAATTTTTGATGCCCTTAAGGTGACAGTGACTTCACTCAAGCCGCTGACCCAAGTGGCCGAGCCCAACAGCTTGCTGCTGGCATTTGTGTCCGGGGTTGAAAGCCTGGCCCCTGTGATGTCGGCGTTGCCTCTCTACGAAGAGGGCATGGCCTGGCTGCCACCCACCCTGACAGTGATGATTATCTGTTTGTTTGTCAGCCCCAAGGCGGCACAGGCTGTCTGA
- a CDS encoding tRNA1(Val) (adenine(37)-N6)-methyltransferase: MAFSFKAFHIEDYGCGMPVSTDGVLLGAWAPLTGAKRVLDIGAGSGLLSLMAAQRSEAEVLAVELDSSAAHASRANFKASPWASRLALYQGSIQAYCDEHALADSALFDHILCNPPYFETGPRSDDPKRAIARHTEHLNFDELCVAIKQLLKPQGQASLILPVQSLDRFACAAIKAGLRLAARVSVSSTPQKPSSRELLLLEHAKEGEAVAAPKAHPFLYIREADGRYSEAMAQLTRDFYLKL, translated from the coding sequence ATGGCATTCAGTTTCAAGGCATTTCATATCGAAGATTACGGTTGCGGTATGCCGGTCAGTACAGATGGGGTGCTCTTGGGCGCTTGGGCGCCATTGACCGGGGCCAAGCGGGTGCTGGACATAGGGGCCGGCAGCGGCTTACTGAGTCTGATGGCGGCGCAGCGCAGTGAGGCAGAGGTACTGGCGGTTGAGCTCGACAGCAGCGCGGCCCATGCAAGCCGTGCCAACTTCAAGGCGTCGCCCTGGGCGAGCAGACTCGCTTTGTATCAAGGCTCAATTCAGGCCTATTGCGATGAGCATGCCTTGGCAGACTCAGCGCTGTTCGACCATATACTTTGCAACCCACCCTATTTCGAAACCGGCCCACGCTCGGATGACCCCAAACGAGCCATAGCGAGACACACAGAGCATCTGAACTTTGACGAGCTGTGTGTGGCGATAAAGCAATTACTCAAGCCACAGGGACAGGCGAGCCTTATTCTGCCGGTTCAGAGCCTGGACAGATTTGCGTGCGCCGCAATAAAGGCAGGCTTGCGACTGGCCGCGCGGGTCAGTGTCAGCAGCACGCCTCAAAAGCCCAGTAGCCGAGAGTTACTGCTGCTTGAACATGCCAAGGAAGGCGAAGCGGTTGCCGCGCCAAAAGCCCATCCCTTCCTCTACATAAGAGAAGCAGACGGCCGCTATTCGGAGGCCATGGCACAACTGACCCGGGATTTTTACCTGAAACTCTAA
- the srmB gene encoding ATP-dependent RNA helicase SrmB, with product MLFEDFDLDHRLLDSLKAMGHKTPTSIQQLALPLALEQRDILAHAPTGTGKTASFLLPALQHLIDFPRRRPGQARVLVLTPTRELASQVHRYACHLATGLGLEIGIITGGVPYAPQEETLAGNLDILVATPGRLLEYLEKRKFEATEVELLIIDEADRMLDMGFSQVVQTIAIEAQGRKQNMLFSATLEGGGVRRFATELLNDPVLVEAEPPRSEKAKIHQWIHLADNKEHKFALLCHLLNQEETKRAIVFCKTREVVSSLEGLLLQAGIPAAFMRGDMEQKKRFQALGRFTKGEVKVLLATDVAARGIDIEGITHVINYDMPRSADAYVHRIGRTGRAGAKGTAISLVEAHDMRILSKVERYIEQKLKRRVIEELRPKHKEAKVPTKKKVKAKDASAKNSKKKKKKK from the coding sequence ATGCTATTTGAAGATTTCGATCTGGACCACAGGCTTTTGGATTCACTGAAAGCCATGGGCCACAAGACCCCGACCAGTATTCAGCAATTGGCTCTGCCTTTGGCGCTGGAGCAGCGGGATATTCTTGCCCATGCCCCAACCGGCACAGGTAAGACCGCCAGTTTCCTGCTGCCGGCACTGCAACATCTGATTGACTTCCCCCGCCGTCGTCCAGGCCAGGCCAGAGTACTGGTGTTGACCCCGACCCGCGAGCTGGCCAGTCAGGTTCACAGATATGCCTGCCATCTGGCGACTGGTCTTGGGCTGGAGATTGGCATAATCACAGGCGGTGTCCCTTACGCCCCACAGGAAGAAACCCTGGCCGGTAACCTGGATATTCTGGTGGCTACCCCGGGCCGCCTGCTCGAATATCTTGAGAAGCGCAAGTTTGAAGCCACCGAAGTGGAACTGCTTATCATAGATGAAGCCGACCGCATGCTGGATATGGGCTTCTCTCAGGTAGTGCAGACCATAGCCATAGAAGCGCAGGGACGTAAGCAGAACATGCTGTTCTCCGCCACACTGGAAGGTGGCGGCGTGCGCCGTTTTGCCACTGAGTTGCTCAACGATCCTGTGTTGGTGGAGGCCGAACCGCCACGCAGCGAAAAAGCCAAGATCCATCAATGGATCCACCTGGCCGACAACAAGGAGCACAAGTTCGCTCTCTTGTGTCACCTGCTTAATCAGGAAGAAACCAAGCGCGCCATCGTCTTTTGCAAGACCCGCGAAGTGGTCAGCAGCCTCGAAGGTTTGTTGCTGCAGGCCGGGATCCCGGCCGCCTTTATGCGCGGCGATATGGAGCAGAAGAAGCGTTTCCAGGCTCTGGGTCGTTTCACCAAGGGGGAAGTCAAGGTGCTGTTGGCTACCGATGTCGCCGCCCGCGGCATAGATATCGAAGGCATCACCCATGTGATTAACTATGATATGCCCCGCTCTGCCGATGCCTATGTGCACAGAATAGGCCGCACCGGCCGCGCCGGCGCCAAGGGCACAGCCATCTCTCTGGTGGAAGCCCATGATATGCGGATCCTCAGCAAAGTTGAGCGCTATATCGAGCAGAAGCTGAAACGGCGAGTCATCGAAGAGTTGCGCCCCAAGCACAAAGAAGCCAAGGTACCGACCAAGAAAAAGGTCAAAGCCAAGGATGCCAGTGCCAAAAACAGCAAGAAAAAGAAGAAGAAAAAATAA
- a CDS encoding efflux RND transporter periplasmic adaptor subunit, which yields MKTFFRRIAPLLIIVVAVLGAKLLMMTKQEPEQKAEEIPLPVVDVTQVEQQTMSLNLPSYGTVTPKYKTQLVSEVQGRILSIAPAFVAGGVVHQGDELAVIEPSDYEADLMQAQATLAQAKAALDEEIARGEVAKIEFSGYDNGMPPELGLRVPQLKKEQANVKYAEAALARAKRNLERTVIRAPFDAIVRARSVDLGQYVSIGTNLGELYDTAVAEVRLPLANKDLAYLESVDNPETQVTLSAALAGKTVTWTGKVVRSEGVIDPDNRMVYLVAEVQDPYLRKQKQTGQLPLKYGSFVNAVIKGRTVDGLVKLPRYMVRNQHVAVVDKDNKIEMRHVNVVRTDLEYVYIKDSLKDGERISKTNLNNMTNGQLVRVANSKDKDASHSEEDETQEQRLAAAGEL from the coding sequence ATGAAGACATTTTTCCGAAGAATAGCGCCGCTGCTCATCATAGTGGTCGCCGTACTCGGCGCCAAACTCCTGATGATGACCAAGCAGGAGCCGGAGCAAAAAGCGGAAGAGATCCCGCTGCCTGTGGTCGACGTGACTCAGGTCGAACAACAGACAATGTCACTCAACCTGCCCTCTTACGGCACTGTGACGCCCAAGTACAAGACTCAGCTGGTCAGTGAAGTTCAGGGCCGTATCCTCAGCATAGCACCGGCCTTTGTGGCCGGTGGCGTGGTGCATCAAGGCGATGAGCTGGCGGTGATAGAACCTTCTGACTATGAGGCCGACCTGATGCAGGCCCAGGCGACCCTGGCCCAGGCCAAGGCAGCATTGGATGAAGAAATCGCTCGCGGCGAAGTCGCCAAGATAGAATTCAGCGGTTATGACAACGGTATGCCACCCGAGCTTGGCTTGCGGGTTCCTCAGTTGAAGAAAGAGCAAGCCAACGTCAAGTATGCCGAAGCGGCACTCGCCAGAGCCAAACGCAACCTGGAACGTACCGTTATCCGGGCACCTTTCGATGCCATAGTGCGCGCCCGCAGTGTCGATTTGGGGCAGTACGTTTCCATAGGCACCAATCTGGGTGAGCTGTACGACACGGCTGTAGCCGAAGTGCGCCTGCCGCTGGCCAACAAAGACCTGGCCTATCTGGAGTCGGTGGACAACCCTGAGACTCAGGTAACCCTGAGCGCCGCCCTCGCGGGTAAAACCGTGACCTGGACCGGCAAGGTAGTGCGCAGTGAAGGGGTGATAGATCCGGATAACCGCATGGTCTATCTGGTGGCCGAAGTGCAGGATCCTTATCTGCGAAAGCAGAAACAGACCGGCCAACTGCCGCTGAAATACGGCAGCTTTGTCAACGCCGTGATCAAGGGCCGCACCGTCGATGGCCTGGTGAAACTGCCAAGGTATATGGTGCGTAATCAGCATGTGGCCGTGGTAGACAAGGACAACAAGATAGAGATGCGTCACGTCAACGTGGTACGCACAGATCTTGAGTATGTCTACATCAAAGACAGCCTCAAGGATGGCGAGCGAATCTCCAAGACCAATCTCAACAATATGACCAATGGTCAGTTGGTACGGGTTGCCAACAGCAAAGATAAAGACGCTTCCCACAGCGAAGAGGATGAAACTCAGGAACAGCGTCTGGCTGCGGCGGGTGAACTCTGA
- a CDS encoding efflux RND transporter permease subunit — MEQEKGIIAWFARNNVAANLLMWILLIGGIFSAFLINKEVFPSFELNYLRISVAYPGAAPQEIEEGITIKIEEAIQDISGIKKVTSVASEGVGSVTIEVEDGYDAKEVLDEAKLRVDAIATFPANIEKPDIYRIKPENNVIWVSVYGDMTLHDMKELAKEIRDEITNLPAVTRAEVTGVRDYEIGIEVSEDKLREYGLTFTQVAQAVQNTSIDLPGGSIRAQDGDILLRTKGQAYTGDDFANIVVSTRADGSRVMLPMVAEIKDDFEERLEYTRFDGMPAAIIEITSIDDQNALAIADQVKSFIAERQATLPSGAKLDYWGDLTHYLKGRLNMMLSNMFMGALLVFIILALFLDLKLAFWVMLGLPVCFLGAMALMPMEPFGLSINMLTLFAFILVLGIVVDDAIVIGESAHTEVERHGHSITNVIRGAKKVAMPATFGVLTTIAAFIPMLMVPGPMGIIWKSIGMIVILCLAFSLVESKFILPAHLAHMKPSKPNPNPGPFGRFKRAFNEKVQHFIHHSYRNFMERMIPHRYTLVAGFIGVLILSVAMVTSGKVRWVFFPDIPSDFIQVNLEMDEGSSELNTLDVVQKIENALYTMNQQMESEIGYPVVKHSFINMSSRTSAFIFAELTKGEDRDVDGVTIAEAWRKQLPDLVAVKKLNINASTNDAGGDISFRFTSTDLEQLSAAAKELKQKLASYEGVYDIADNFSSGSHEIRLKIRPEAEALGLTLSDLARQVRYGFYGYEAQRILRNKEEVKVMVRYPLEQRRTIGHLENMMIRTPNGMAVPFSTVAELELGESYSSITRVDGRRAITVTANANKDKVEPSKVVQEIQEKFMPELERKYPHISASLDGASQDEQAAMVGLLQGFFFAIFTIYALMAIPLKSYSQPLIIMSVIPFGMIGALFGHFILGLSMSILSLCGIVALAGVVVNDSLILVDFVNRAREQGQSVVKAAIDSGCYRFRAIILTSLTTFVGLVPIIMERSLQAQIVIPMATSLAFGILFSTLVTLILVPMLYIILDDLSHKSRALYHWWWRPKEAEAQLNESQH; from the coding sequence ATGGAGCAGGAAAAAGGAATCATTGCCTGGTTCGCCCGCAACAATGTTGCCGCCAACCTCTTGATGTGGATCCTGCTTATCGGCGGGATCTTCAGCGCCTTTCTGATCAATAAAGAGGTCTTTCCCAGCTTCGAACTCAACTATTTGCGGATCTCAGTCGCCTACCCAGGCGCGGCGCCGCAGGAGATTGAAGAAGGGATCACCATCAAGATTGAAGAAGCGATTCAGGACATCAGCGGCATCAAGAAGGTTACCTCGGTTGCCAGCGAAGGCGTGGGCTCTGTCACCATAGAGGTGGAAGACGGCTATGATGCCAAAGAGGTGCTGGATGAGGCCAAACTCAGGGTCGATGCCATCGCAACCTTTCCGGCCAATATCGAAAAACCGGATATCTACCGGATCAAGCCGGAAAACAACGTTATTTGGGTGTCTGTCTATGGCGACATGACACTGCACGACATGAAAGAGCTGGCCAAGGAGATCCGTGATGAGATCACCAACCTGCCGGCGGTGACCCGTGCCGAAGTGACCGGGGTGCGCGACTATGAAATCGGTATCGAAGTCTCGGAAGATAAGCTCAGAGAGTACGGCCTCACCTTCACTCAGGTGGCGCAGGCAGTGCAAAACACTTCGATAGATCTGCCCGGTGGCTCAATTCGGGCTCAGGACGGTGACATACTGCTGCGTACCAAGGGCCAGGCCTATACGGGAGATGACTTTGCCAACATAGTGGTCAGCACTCGCGCCGATGGCAGCCGGGTGATGCTGCCCATGGTGGCCGAGATCAAGGATGACTTTGAGGAGCGGCTCGAGTACACCCGCTTCGACGGCATGCCGGCGGCCATCATAGAGATCACCAGCATAGACGATCAAAACGCCCTGGCGATTGCCGATCAGGTCAAAAGTTTTATTGCCGAGCGTCAAGCCACTCTGCCCAGCGGCGCCAAGCTGGACTACTGGGGCGACCTGACCCACTATCTCAAGGGCCGCCTCAACATGATGCTGTCCAACATGTTTATGGGTGCCTTGCTGGTGTTCATTATCCTGGCGCTGTTCCTGGATCTGAAACTGGCCTTCTGGGTCATGCTGGGGCTGCCTGTGTGCTTCCTCGGTGCCATGGCACTGATGCCGATGGAACCTTTTGGCCTGTCTATCAACATGTTGACTCTGTTCGCCTTTATTTTGGTGCTGGGGATAGTGGTGGATGATGCGATAGTCATAGGCGAGAGTGCCCATACAGAGGTTGAGCGTCACGGCCACTCGATCACCAATGTGATCCGCGGTGCCAAGAAGGTCGCCATGCCCGCTACTTTCGGGGTGTTGACCACAATTGCCGCCTTTATCCCCATGTTGATGGTGCCAGGTCCCATGGGGATCATCTGGAAATCCATCGGCATGATAGTGATCCTCTGCCTGGCCTTCTCGCTGGTGGAGTCCAAGTTCATTCTGCCGGCGCACCTGGCGCACATGAAGCCCAGCAAACCCAATCCCAACCCAGGGCCATTTGGCCGCTTCAAGCGCGCCTTCAACGAAAAAGTGCAGCATTTTATCCACCACAGTTACCGCAACTTTATGGAGCGGATGATCCCCCACAGATATACCCTGGTGGCGGGCTTTATCGGTGTGCTTATTCTGTCGGTCGCCATGGTCACCAGTGGCAAGGTGCGCTGGGTGTTCTTCCCGGATATTCCGTCCGACTTTATCCAGGTCAACCTGGAAATGGATGAAGGCAGCTCAGAGCTCAACACCCTGGATGTGGTGCAGAAAATTGAAAATGCCCTCTACACCATGAACCAGCAGATGGAGTCCGAAATCGGCTACCCTGTGGTGAAGCACAGCTTTATCAATATGAGCAGCCGCACCTCGGCATTTATCTTTGCCGAGCTGACCAAGGGTGAAGACAGGGACGTGGACGGCGTGACCATAGCCGAGGCCTGGCGCAAACAGCTGCCGGACTTGGTGGCGGTGAAGAAACTCAATATCAATGCCAGCACCAATGATGCCGGCGGCGATATCTCTTTCCGCTTTACCTCCACCGATCTGGAACAATTGTCTGCGGCCGCCAAAGAACTGAAACAGAAGCTTGCCAGCTATGAAGGCGTTTATGATATTGCCGACAACTTCTCCTCCGGCAGCCATGAAATTCGCCTCAAGATTCGTCCCGAGGCAGAGGCGCTGGGGCTGACATTATCGGATCTGGCGCGCCAGGTGCGTTATGGCTTCTATGGCTATGAGGCGCAACGAATTTTGCGCAACAAGGAAGAGGTCAAGGTAATGGTGCGTTATCCGCTGGAGCAGCGCCGCACCATAGGCCACCTGGAGAACATGATGATCCGCACGCCAAACGGCATGGCGGTGCCCTTCTCTACCGTGGCCGAACTGGAGCTGGGGGAATCTTACTCTTCCATTACCCGGGTGGATGGTCGCAGGGCGATTACCGTGACCGCCAACGCCAACAAGGATAAAGTGGAGCCCTCCAAGGTGGTGCAGGAGATCCAGGAGAAGTTTATGCCCGAACTCGAGCGTAAATATCCCCATATTTCCGCCAGTCTCGATGGTGCCAGCCAGGATGAACAGGCCGCCATGGTCGGCTTGCTGCAAGGCTTCTTCTTCGCGATATTTACTATCTATGCCTTGATGGCCATTCCGCTCAAGTCCTACAGCCAGCCGCTGATCATCATGTCGGTGATCCCCTTCGGTATGATAGGTGCGCTGTTCGGTCACTTTATTCTGGGGCTGTCCATGAGCATTCTCAGTCTCTGCGGCATAGTTGCTCTGGCCGGGGTAGTGGTGAATGATTCATTGATTTTGGTGGACTTCGTCAACCGCGCCCGTGAGCAGGGTCAGTCAGTGGTCAAGGCGGCCATAGATTCGGGGTGTTATCGTTTCCGGGCGATTATCCTCACCTCGCTGACCACTTTTGTCGGCCTGGTGCCCATTATAATGGAGCGCAGCCTGCAGGCACAGATAGTGATCCCCATGGCCACCTCTCTGGCATTCGGTATTTTGTTCTCCACCCTGGTGACCCTGATCTTGGTGCCCATGCTCTATATCATTCTCGATGATCTGAGCCACAAGAGCCGGGCCCTGTACCACTGGTGGTGGCGGCCGAAAGAGGCAGAGGCCCAGTTAAACGAGTCGCAACACTGA
- a CDS encoding TatD family nuclease-associated radical SAM protein: MSSKAQSQPTLVYDIRNSRYLNITGRCTLRCRFCPKHNGSKSIHEYQLDLKVRPRGSDIIPLLGEVTRFDEYVFCGYGEPTLNLETLLEVAREIKHRGGKVRVNTDGLGNLFHRRNILPELAECVDALSVSLNADTESGYIKHCRPRLAGSWEAVNAFIREAPRYIKQVQVSALDGLEGVDIDACRKIVEDAGCQFKHRILGQLG, from the coding sequence ATGAGCAGCAAAGCCCAAAGCCAACCCACACTCGTCTATGACATACGCAACAGCCGCTATCTGAATATCACCGGCCGCTGCACCCTGAGATGCCGCTTCTGTCCCAAGCATAACGGCAGCAAGAGCATTCATGAGTATCAACTGGATCTCAAGGTTCGCCCCCGCGGCAGCGATATCATTCCGCTGCTCGGCGAGGTAACCCGTTTCGATGAATATGTGTTCTGCGGCTATGGTGAACCGACGCTCAATCTCGAAACCTTGCTGGAAGTGGCCCGCGAAATCAAACACCGCGGTGGTAAGGTCAGGGTCAATACCGATGGCTTGGGTAACCTGTTTCACAGGCGCAACATATTGCCTGAGCTGGCCGAGTGCGTCGATGCCCTGTCGGTCTCACTCAATGCCGACACTGAATCAGGCTACATTAAACACTGCCGCCCACGTCTGGCTGGTTCCTGGGAGGCGGTCAACGCCTTTATTCGCGAAGCTCCCCGTTACATCAAGCAGGTGCAGGTATCGGCACTTGATGGCCTGGAAGGGGTGGATATCGACGCCTGTCGCAAAATAGTGGAAGACGCCGGCTGTCAATTCAAGCACAGGATCCTGGGACAGCTGGGTTAG